The following are from one region of the Pocillopora verrucosa isolate sample1 chromosome 3, ASM3666991v2, whole genome shotgun sequence genome:
- the LOC131790829 gene encoding uncharacterized protein: protein MKLAFPRLHVDTSATTGLIEWYCQRLGMSVLKEMRSETDLIHWVGFENNPKSACIEFRSHIQQSSPPKLYVPKPSQDVYWKIGLSLADVDTAWSQLMSHGVDVTQPRQFRDIGYLCHLSDPFGYSIELLQRDFQSNFCSERIKCFLNPTFALRQQTHVGQITLRVSDIKESLRFYESSLGMKLISRQNIPDMFDLYFLACTDEKPPSDDVNAVEIREWLWKRPYTTLELQYWTVKRCNFNNPDLDRQSGFGALVFTVDTQRFEDLKTNHDTMEDVSQKYPEYQSNVLQCIDPDGTRVLFIQQ, encoded by the coding sequence ATGAAGCTGGCGTTTCCCCGACTCCATGTGGATACATCTGCCACCACAGGGCTTATTGAGTGGTATTGTCAACGACTGGGAATGAGTGTGCTAAAAGAGATGCGAAGCGAAACCGATTTGATACACTGGGTTGGTTTCGAAAATAACCCGAAGTCGGCATGTATTGAGTTTCGATCTCACATTCAGCAATCCAGTCCACCCAAGCTTTACGTACCCAAACCATCTCAAGATGTGTACTGGAAGATTGGACTGTCTCTAGCTGATGTGGACACTGCTTGGTCACAGCTTATGAGCCACGGAGTCGATGTAACTCAACCCAGACAGTTTCGAGACATTGGCTACCTGTGTCACTTGAGCGACCCTTTTGGGTATTCCATAGAACTATTGCAACGTGATTTCCAAAGCAACTTCTGTTCTGAGCGGATAAAATGCTTTCTTAATCCAACCTTCGCTCTACGTCAGCAAACACACGTGGGTCAAATAACTCTTCGAGTCTCCGACATCAAAGAATCCCTCAGGTTCTATGAGTCTTCACTAGGCATGAAACTTATTTCAAGGCAAAACATTCCAGACATGTTTGATCTTTATTTCTTGGCTTGTACAGATGAAAAACCACCATCAGATGACGTGAATGCTGTAGAAATCCGAGAGTGGCTTTGGAAAAGACCTTACACGACCCTCGAGTTGCAATACTGGACTGTAAAACGCTGCAACTTTAACAATCCAGACTTGGACCGTCAAAGTGGCTTTGGCGCCCTTGTATTCACTGTCGATACACAACGATTTGAAGATCTGAAAACTAATCATGATACTATGGAAGATGTCAGCCAAAAATACCCCGAATATCAGAGTAATGTGCTTCAATGTATCGACCCTGATGGCACACGCGTGTTGTTCATTCAACAATGA
- the LOC131790828 gene encoding RNA cytosine-C(5)-methyltransferase NSUN2 isoform X2: MQSELPSTFRITGTRSHAQDLLNCIRKFFLDDMHNIQCEGGTADPPTPLSWYPDDLAWQINLTKRFIRKSASMEKFHNFLVHQTESGNISRQEAVSMIPPLLLDVKPGQKILDACAAPGSKTVQLIELLHGEESQGIPDGLVVANELQNKRCYMLVHQSKRLKSPCCLITNHDASLFPAMFIKGEDDKKIPVMFDRILCDVPCSGDGTLRKNPQIWKKWSPQLGLSLFRVQLRILARAVEMLATGGRIVYSTCTLNPIENEAVICTLLQKAEGAVELVDVSSYLPKLKRSTGLRTWKIMTKNMKIVDNCDPGTEFFAKGFKPEMLPPSEDVIEKLHIERCVRIYPHQQDTGGFFIAVLEKKKPSHWENGNRCTDNPRLLPWESMADWQARKEAKCGKQEGKVASRTPNETTKTDSDQSNVKQQTERGTERSEEPATCELGINNQVDNDYCEQSASTNEVMDYEQDESNKLDELVNDDDSNGEKTELDLAEDEEANRLTSESFEEHDSTENGQQEEHSSGGNKESDISTVNNSGDSSQVDQPPAKKAKVEMKGFKEDPFVFLKEDDEHWPQIKEFYGIDDSFPADQLLVRSVGGKKRNIYLVSKAVKDVMEMVTDEHKVVNTGMKVIARAEVDNAGCLFRLMQEGIEAVLPYINKRKVTIPQKDLVILLTQDRPFCTEFSSATKEQLDKIEDQGCIVYVYEPNGPYSFPEDTIRSRLVICGWKAKVSTRVQISKFDRTHYSILCGLPPGNKQKGKKDAVDSKQETTSKEDKDNEQGDDEKNLDFIGDFLNVEPPEGSLDVGFI, encoded by the exons ATGCAGTCAGAGCTTCCAAGCACATTTCGCATCACTGGAACAAGAAG TCATGCCCAAGACCTCTTAAATTGCATCAGGAAATTTTTCCTTGATGATATGCACAATATTCAATGTGAAGGAGGAACAGCTGACCCACCAACACCTCTTTCTTG GTATCCTGATGACCTAGCCTGGCAAATCAATTTAACGAAGAGATTTATCAGAAAATCAGCATCCATGGAAAAGTTTCATAATTTTTTGGTTCATCAAACAGAATCT gGAAACATTAGCCGCCAAGAGGCAGTCAGTATGATTCCTCCTTTGCTTTTAGATGTCAAACCAGGTCAAAAG ATACTGGATGCCTGTGCTGCTCCTGGCTCCAAGACAGTTCAACTTATTGAACTTCTTCATGGTGAGGAATCTCAAGGAATTCCTG atGGTCTTGTTGTAGCAAATGAACTTCAGAACAAGAGATGTTACATGCTTGTTCATCAAAGCAAAAGACTTAAAAGTCCATGTTGTTTAATTACAAACCATGATGCATCTCTTTTTCCTGCCATGTTTATCAAAGGA gAAGATGATAAAAAGATACCAGTTATGTTTGACAGAATTTTGTGTGATGTCCCGTGCAG TGGAGATGGAACTCTGAGAAAAAATCCTCAAATATGGAAGAAATGGAGTCCACAGCTTGGCTTAAGTTTATTTAG agtgCAGCTGCGCATTTTAGCCCGAGCAGTAGAGATGTTGGCAACTGGAGGTCGCATTGTATACTCCACTTGTACTCTTAATCCAATTGAAAATGAGGCAGTCATCTGCACTTTGCTACAGAAAGCAGAAG GTGCTGTGGAACTTGTAGATGTATCATCATATCTTCCCAAACTAAAGCGATCCACAGGCTTGAGGACATGGAag ATCATGacaaaaaacatgaaaattgttGATAATTGTGATCCAGGTACAGAATTTTTTGCAAAAGGATTCAAACCAGAAATGTTACCTCCATCAGAGGATGTTATTGAAAAACTACACATAGAGAGATG TGTGAGAATATATCCCCATCAGCAGGACACTGGTGGATTTTTCATAgctgttcttgaaaaaaagaagccaTCACATTGGGAAAATGGAAACAGGTGTACTGATAACCCGAGGCTACTACCCTGGGAGAGCATGGCAGACTGGCAG GCGAGAAAAGAGGCAAAATGCGGAAAACAGGAAGGTAAAGTTGCCTCACGGACGCCTAATGAGACCACAAAAACTGACTCTGATCAGAGTAATGTGAAACAGCAAACTGAAAGAGGGACAGAAAGGTCAGAAGAGCCTGCTACTTGTGAACTTGGCATCAACAATCAGGTTGATAATGATTATTGTGAGCAATCTGCAAGCACTAATGAAGTTATGGACTACGAACAAGATGAGTCCAACAAACTTGATGAACTGGTTAATGACGATGATTCTAACGGTGAAAAAACTGAATTAGATCTTGCTGAAGATGAAGAAGCTAACAGATTGACAAGTGAGAGTTTTGAAGAACACGACAGCACAGAAAATGGTCAACAGGAGGAACATTCTTCAGGCGGAAACAAAGAGAGTGATATCAGCACTGTCAACAATTCTGGAGATTCGTCGCAAGT TGATCAACCACCAGCGAAAAAAGCTAAAGTGGAAATGAAAGGGTTTAAAGAAGACCCATTTGTATTTCTCAAAGAAGATGACGAGCACTGGCCTCAAATTAA GGAATTTTACGGTATAGACGATTCTTTTCCTGCTGATCAACTCCTGGTGAGATCCGTTGGTGGGAAGAAAAGGAATATTTATCTGGTGTCCAAAGCAGTCAAAGATGTCATGGAGATGGTCACTGACGAACACAAG GTGGTTAACACAGGGATGAAGGTGATTGCCCGGGCAGAGGTTGACAATGCAGGATGTCTGTTCAGACTGATGCAGGAG GGTATCGAGGCTGTACTGCCATACATAAACAAACGCAAAGTTACCATCCCACAGAAGGATCTCGTCATCTTGTTGACTCAAGACAGGCCTTTCTGCACTGAATTTTCAAGTGCGACAAAAGAGCAGTTGGACAAAATTGAAG ATCAAGGCTGTATTGTGTATGTTTATGAACCCAACGGTCCATACAG CTTTCCGGAGGATACTATAAGGAGTAGACTTGTAATCTGTGGCTGGAAAGCTAAAGTTTCCACACGGGTCCAGATTAGTAAATTTGACAGAACTCACTACAGTATACTGTGTGGTTTACCACCTGGAAATAAGCAAAAAG GGAAGAAAGACGCAGTGGACTCAAAACAGGAAACGACTTCTAAAGAAGATAAAGACAATGAACAAGGTGACGACGAGAAAAACCTGGATTTTATCGGCGACTTTCTTAACGTGGAACCACCAGAAGGTTCACTTGACGTGGGTTTTATATGA
- the LOC131790828 gene encoding RNA cytosine-C(5)-methyltransferase NSUN2 isoform X1, translating into MGKRKRRERPRRGNWLKNSQSTDWVQSIRKNDLFEEYYKTLNIVPEEEFPAFIAAMQSELPSTFRITGTRSHAQDLLNCIRKFFLDDMHNIQCEGGTADPPTPLSWYPDDLAWQINLTKRFIRKSASMEKFHNFLVHQTESGNISRQEAVSMIPPLLLDVKPGQKILDACAAPGSKTVQLIELLHGEESQGIPDGLVVANELQNKRCYMLVHQSKRLKSPCCLITNHDASLFPAMFIKGEDDKKIPVMFDRILCDVPCSGDGTLRKNPQIWKKWSPQLGLSLFRVQLRILARAVEMLATGGRIVYSTCTLNPIENEAVICTLLQKAEGAVELVDVSSYLPKLKRSTGLRTWKIMTKNMKIVDNCDPGTEFFAKGFKPEMLPPSEDVIEKLHIERCVRIYPHQQDTGGFFIAVLEKKKPSHWENGNRCTDNPRLLPWESMADWQARKEAKCGKQEGKVASRTPNETTKTDSDQSNVKQQTERGTERSEEPATCELGINNQVDNDYCEQSASTNEVMDYEQDESNKLDELVNDDDSNGEKTELDLAEDEEANRLTSESFEEHDSTENGQQEEHSSGGNKESDISTVNNSGDSSQVDQPPAKKAKVEMKGFKEDPFVFLKEDDEHWPQIKEFYGIDDSFPADQLLVRSVGGKKRNIYLVSKAVKDVMEMVTDEHKVVNTGMKVIARAEVDNAGCLFRLMQEGIEAVLPYINKRKVTIPQKDLVILLTQDRPFCTEFSSATKEQLDKIEDQGCIVYVYEPNGPYSFPEDTIRSRLVICGWKAKVSTRVQISKFDRTHYSILCGLPPGNKQKGKKDAVDSKQETTSKEDKDNEQGDDEKNLDFIGDFLNVEPPEGSLDVGFI; encoded by the exons ATGGGCAAGAGGAAACGGAGG GAGAGACCAAGACGTGGAAACTGGCTTAAGAATAGCCAGTCTACAGATTGGGTACAATCTATCCGAAAGAATGATTTATTTGAGGAATATTACAAG ACTCTTAATATAGTTCCGGAAGAAGAGTTTCCTGCATTTATTGCAGCTATGCAGTCAGAGCTTCCAAGCACATTTCGCATCACTGGAACAAGAAG TCATGCCCAAGACCTCTTAAATTGCATCAGGAAATTTTTCCTTGATGATATGCACAATATTCAATGTGAAGGAGGAACAGCTGACCCACCAACACCTCTTTCTTG GTATCCTGATGACCTAGCCTGGCAAATCAATTTAACGAAGAGATTTATCAGAAAATCAGCATCCATGGAAAAGTTTCATAATTTTTTGGTTCATCAAACAGAATCT gGAAACATTAGCCGCCAAGAGGCAGTCAGTATGATTCCTCCTTTGCTTTTAGATGTCAAACCAGGTCAAAAG ATACTGGATGCCTGTGCTGCTCCTGGCTCCAAGACAGTTCAACTTATTGAACTTCTTCATGGTGAGGAATCTCAAGGAATTCCTG atGGTCTTGTTGTAGCAAATGAACTTCAGAACAAGAGATGTTACATGCTTGTTCATCAAAGCAAAAGACTTAAAAGTCCATGTTGTTTAATTACAAACCATGATGCATCTCTTTTTCCTGCCATGTTTATCAAAGGA gAAGATGATAAAAAGATACCAGTTATGTTTGACAGAATTTTGTGTGATGTCCCGTGCAG TGGAGATGGAACTCTGAGAAAAAATCCTCAAATATGGAAGAAATGGAGTCCACAGCTTGGCTTAAGTTTATTTAG agtgCAGCTGCGCATTTTAGCCCGAGCAGTAGAGATGTTGGCAACTGGAGGTCGCATTGTATACTCCACTTGTACTCTTAATCCAATTGAAAATGAGGCAGTCATCTGCACTTTGCTACAGAAAGCAGAAG GTGCTGTGGAACTTGTAGATGTATCATCATATCTTCCCAAACTAAAGCGATCCACAGGCTTGAGGACATGGAag ATCATGacaaaaaacatgaaaattgttGATAATTGTGATCCAGGTACAGAATTTTTTGCAAAAGGATTCAAACCAGAAATGTTACCTCCATCAGAGGATGTTATTGAAAAACTACACATAGAGAGATG TGTGAGAATATATCCCCATCAGCAGGACACTGGTGGATTTTTCATAgctgttcttgaaaaaaagaagccaTCACATTGGGAAAATGGAAACAGGTGTACTGATAACCCGAGGCTACTACCCTGGGAGAGCATGGCAGACTGGCAG GCGAGAAAAGAGGCAAAATGCGGAAAACAGGAAGGTAAAGTTGCCTCACGGACGCCTAATGAGACCACAAAAACTGACTCTGATCAGAGTAATGTGAAACAGCAAACTGAAAGAGGGACAGAAAGGTCAGAAGAGCCTGCTACTTGTGAACTTGGCATCAACAATCAGGTTGATAATGATTATTGTGAGCAATCTGCAAGCACTAATGAAGTTATGGACTACGAACAAGATGAGTCCAACAAACTTGATGAACTGGTTAATGACGATGATTCTAACGGTGAAAAAACTGAATTAGATCTTGCTGAAGATGAAGAAGCTAACAGATTGACAAGTGAGAGTTTTGAAGAACACGACAGCACAGAAAATGGTCAACAGGAGGAACATTCTTCAGGCGGAAACAAAGAGAGTGATATCAGCACTGTCAACAATTCTGGAGATTCGTCGCAAGT TGATCAACCACCAGCGAAAAAAGCTAAAGTGGAAATGAAAGGGTTTAAAGAAGACCCATTTGTATTTCTCAAAGAAGATGACGAGCACTGGCCTCAAATTAA GGAATTTTACGGTATAGACGATTCTTTTCCTGCTGATCAACTCCTGGTGAGATCCGTTGGTGGGAAGAAAAGGAATATTTATCTGGTGTCCAAAGCAGTCAAAGATGTCATGGAGATGGTCACTGACGAACACAAG GTGGTTAACACAGGGATGAAGGTGATTGCCCGGGCAGAGGTTGACAATGCAGGATGTCTGTTCAGACTGATGCAGGAG GGTATCGAGGCTGTACTGCCATACATAAACAAACGCAAAGTTACCATCCCACAGAAGGATCTCGTCATCTTGTTGACTCAAGACAGGCCTTTCTGCACTGAATTTTCAAGTGCGACAAAAGAGCAGTTGGACAAAATTGAAG ATCAAGGCTGTATTGTGTATGTTTATGAACCCAACGGTCCATACAG CTTTCCGGAGGATACTATAAGGAGTAGACTTGTAATCTGTGGCTGGAAAGCTAAAGTTTCCACACGGGTCCAGATTAGTAAATTTGACAGAACTCACTACAGTATACTGTGTGGTTTACCACCTGGAAATAAGCAAAAAG GGAAGAAAGACGCAGTGGACTCAAAACAGGAAACGACTTCTAAAGAAGATAAAGACAATGAACAAGGTGACGACGAGAAAAACCTGGATTTTATCGGCGACTTTCTTAACGTGGAACCACCAGAAGGTTCACTTGACGTGGGTTTTATATGA